The Arthrobacter russicus genome has a segment encoding these proteins:
- a CDS encoding sugar phosphate isomerase/epimerase family protein: MTEQTAANPKRPAIPVALSSASVYPLSVHDAFAVAHDLGYDGLEVMVTNNVTSQDPQALQTLSERYRIPVLAVHAPTLLLTQQVWGSAWSKVERSVDMAGQLGAGVVVVHPPFRWQSDYAESFSQGVRDLADSSGIRIAVENMYPWRMRGREAKAYLPHWDPIEQDYDDVTWDLSHASTAGVASLEGVRALAGRLRHLHLTDGSGSNRDEHLVPGHGDQQAAEVLQYLAGAGFDGTVVAEISTRKAKAAGEREDWLSETLRFARQHLGQAD, translated from the coding sequence ATGACTGAGCAGACAGCAGCGAACCCGAAGCGTCCGGCAATCCCGGTTGCGCTCTCCAGTGCCTCGGTTTATCCGCTTTCCGTCCATGACGCTTTCGCCGTCGCACACGACCTCGGTTACGACGGGTTGGAGGTCATGGTGACCAACAATGTCACCAGCCAGGACCCGCAGGCCCTGCAGACGCTGAGCGAGCGCTACCGGATCCCGGTGCTCGCGGTGCACGCACCCACTCTGTTGCTGACCCAGCAGGTCTGGGGGAGCGCTTGGAGCAAAGTCGAACGTTCGGTCGACATGGCCGGCCAGCTCGGGGCCGGCGTGGTGGTGGTGCACCCGCCGTTCCGGTGGCAGAGCGACTACGCGGAGAGTTTCAGCCAGGGCGTCCGCGACTTGGCCGATTCCAGTGGGATCCGGATCGCAGTGGAGAACATGTACCCCTGGCGGATGCGCGGCCGGGAAGCGAAGGCGTACCTGCCGCACTGGGACCCGATCGAACAGGATTACGACGACGTCACCTGGGACCTGTCGCATGCCTCGACCGCGGGGGTTGCTTCGCTCGAGGGTGTGCGCGCCTTGGCTGGGCGGTTGCGCCATCTGCACCTCACGGATGGCTCCGGCTCCAACCGGGATGAGCATTTGGTCCCGGGGCACGGGGATCAGCAAGCCGCCGAAGTCCTGCAATATCTGGCCGGTGCCGGATTCGACGGGACCGTCGTCGCGGAAATCTCCACCCGCAAGGCCAAAGCTGCCGGCGAACGGGAAGACTGGCTCAGCGAGACGTTGCGGTTCGCCCGGCAGCATCTCGGCCAAGCGGACTGA
- a CDS encoding 30S ribosomal protein bS22, whose protein sequence is MGSVIKKRRKRMAKKKHRKLLRKTRHQRRNKK, encoded by the coding sequence GTGGGTTCAGTAATCAAGAAGCGCCGGAAGCGGATGGCGAAGAAGAAGCACCGTAAGCTGCTTCGCAAGACTCGTCACCAGCGCCGCAACAAGAAGTAA
- a CDS encoding FadR/GntR family transcriptional regulator yields the protein MRTHQLVLGWIEEQLRAGSLAIGQRLPGERALAEQFGLSRTSVREAIRVLEALGVARSGVGSGPESGTTIVADPSTALGSALRLHVASSHLPVADMVQTRIMIESWACLHAAPDSPALPEAAELLTAMERLGPEEIEQFLLLDVRFHFALTEAAGNAVVSAIMLSLREGIKGYISAATDGQEEWPAVAARLHTEHRGILAAIQSGRSREASDLVAEHIEGFYQDLRTGRLTGPTN from the coding sequence ATGCGGACCCATCAATTGGTGCTCGGGTGGATCGAGGAGCAGCTGCGTGCTGGCAGCTTGGCGATCGGGCAGCGACTCCCCGGGGAGCGCGCCCTGGCCGAGCAGTTCGGCCTGTCCCGGACTTCAGTGCGCGAGGCGATCCGGGTCCTCGAAGCCCTGGGGGTGGCCCGTTCCGGAGTCGGCTCCGGGCCGGAGTCCGGAACCACCATCGTCGCGGACCCCTCCACGGCGCTCGGCTCCGCGTTGCGATTGCACGTGGCAAGTTCGCATCTCCCGGTCGCGGACATGGTGCAGACCCGGATCATGATCGAGAGTTGGGCGTGCCTGCACGCTGCGCCCGATTCGCCGGCGCTGCCCGAGGCGGCGGAATTGCTGACTGCCATGGAACGGCTCGGTCCAGAGGAGATCGAACAATTCCTGTTGCTCGACGTGCGATTCCACTTTGCCCTGACCGAAGCCGCCGGAAATGCCGTGGTCAGCGCAATCATGCTTTCCTTGCGCGAGGGCATCAAAGGCTATATCTCTGCCGCTACGGACGGCCAGGAAGAATGGCCTGCCGTGGCAGCTCGGCTGCACACCGAGCACCGGGGGATCCTCGCCGCGATTCAATCCGGACGATCCCGCGAAGCGTCGGATTTGGTCGCCGAACACATCGAGGGGTTTTACCAGGATCTGCGGACCGGGCGGCTCACCGGACCGACGAATTGA
- a CDS encoding acetoin utilization protein AcuC produces the protein MDLSSEPTTAPLPKTCVVWDPALTAYNFGPGHPMDPARLALTADLAEQLELFSRGSVHRAEPFVASDVQLSTVHAPSYIAAVRSVSETPRELPEWGLGTVDDPVFPGMHEASARLVGGSLLAAEAIIDGSAQRGVNFSGGMHHASRDRASGFCVYNDAAAAVQRLLDSGVRKVAYLDVDAHHGDGTQSIFYDDPRVLTVSLHESGLSLFPGTGFANETGGSAAIGSAVNIALPAYTGDGGWLRAFHAVVPQVTRAFGPEVIVSQHGCDSHREDPLTHLGTSVDAQREAALTIGMLADELCEGRWLATGGGGYSVADVVPRVWSHLIAIVSGKPVPVRTEVPEQWRQRVRAEFGAEAPRLMGDDVELWWRSWQVGYNPADAVDRSIMATRKEIFPLYGLDPWFD, from the coding sequence ATGGACTTGAGTTCAGAGCCGACGACGGCGCCGCTGCCAAAGACCTGCGTGGTCTGGGACCCGGCGCTCACCGCATACAATTTCGGTCCGGGCCACCCGATGGATCCGGCCCGGCTCGCTTTGACCGCAGACCTGGCCGAGCAGCTGGAGTTGTTCTCGCGTGGCTCGGTCCACCGGGCGGAGCCGTTCGTGGCCAGCGATGTACAGCTCAGCACGGTGCACGCCCCGAGCTACATTGCAGCGGTGCGATCGGTCAGCGAGACGCCTCGGGAACTGCCGGAATGGGGGCTCGGCACGGTCGACGATCCGGTGTTCCCCGGGATGCACGAAGCGAGCGCCCGGTTGGTCGGCGGCTCGCTGCTCGCGGCCGAGGCAATCATCGACGGCAGCGCGCAGCGCGGAGTCAACTTCTCCGGCGGCATGCACCATGCCAGCCGGGACCGGGCCAGCGGTTTCTGCGTCTACAACGACGCGGCCGCTGCGGTGCAGCGGCTGCTCGACTCCGGGGTGCGCAAAGTCGCATATCTGGACGTCGACGCGCACCATGGCGACGGTACGCAAAGCATTTTCTACGACGACCCGCGGGTGCTGACCGTCTCGCTGCACGAAAGCGGGCTCTCGCTCTTCCCAGGCACCGGTTTCGCGAACGAGACCGGTGGGTCGGCAGCCATCGGCTCGGCGGTCAACATCGCGTTGCCGGCCTACACCGGCGACGGCGGTTGGCTGCGTGCCTTCCATGCGGTGGTCCCGCAGGTCACCCGAGCTTTCGGTCCGGAGGTCATCGTTTCGCAGCACGGCTGCGACTCGCACCGGGAAGATCCGTTGACCCATCTCGGTACCAGCGTGGACGCGCAGCGCGAGGCTGCGCTGACCATCGGCATGCTCGCCGACGAGCTGTGCGAAGGGCGTTGGCTGGCGACCGGCGGCGGGGGCTACAGCGTGGCGGATGTGGTGCCCCGGGTCTGGTCGCATCTGATCGCGATCGTCTCCGGAAAGCCGGTGCCGGTGCGCACCGAGGTGCCGGAGCAGTGGCGGCAGCGGGTGCGCGCCGAGTTCGGTGCCGAGGCACCCCGATTGATGGGCGACGACGTCGAACTCTGGTGGCGTTCCTGGCAAGTCGGCTACAACCCGGCCGACGCCGTCGACCGCTCGATCATGGCCACCCGCAAGGAGATCTTCCCCCTGTACGGGCTGGATCCCTGGTTCGACTGA
- a CDS encoding TrkH family potassium uptake protein, whose protein sequence is MTRSQSGWHPPAERGRFAFIGVIRDFIDSVANSSPARLALIVFALVIMFFTTLLTLPIASASGKVTAFHDALFTAVSAVCVTGLTTVSTALHWSFFGQLVILIAIFVGGLGILTLASLMALMVSKRLGVRGKLIAQEAMNASRLGEVGTLLRIVITTSVAIEVILALFLIPRFMILGEDFWQAVWHGVFYSISAFNNAGFTPQSDGLVPYEFDPWILTPLMVGVFLGSLGFPVMMVLLSQGFRISKWNLHTKLTVQVSVILVLVGMIGFAVFEWNNLRTVGGLSPGDKLLHSVFASIMTRSGGFNLVDMNSLTPVSQVFTDALMFAGGGSASTAGGIKVTTLAVMFLAIVAEARGDSDVKVYGRTIPQGTMRVAISVIMMGATFVLLATGALLMITDAPLNKVLFEVISAFATVGLSTGLSAELPPAGVYVLSLLMFAGRVGTITLAAALALRQRRQLFRYPEERPIIG, encoded by the coding sequence ATGACCAGGAGTCAATCTGGCTGGCACCCGCCGGCCGAGCGCGGACGCTTTGCGTTCATCGGAGTCATCAGAGACTTCATCGACTCGGTGGCGAACTCGTCCCCGGCTCGCTTGGCGCTGATCGTCTTCGCCTTGGTGATCATGTTCTTCACCACCTTGCTCACCCTGCCGATCGCTTCGGCCAGCGGAAAAGTCACAGCTTTCCACGACGCGCTCTTCACCGCGGTTTCCGCGGTCTGCGTCACCGGTCTGACCACGGTTTCCACCGCATTGCACTGGTCCTTCTTCGGCCAGCTGGTCATTCTGATCGCGATCTTCGTGGGCGGCTTGGGCATCTTGACCCTCGCCTCGCTGATGGCCCTCATGGTCTCTAAACGCCTCGGCGTGCGCGGCAAGCTGATTGCCCAGGAAGCAATGAACGCGAGCCGCTTGGGCGAAGTCGGCACCTTGTTGCGGATCGTGATCACCACGTCTGTGGCGATCGAAGTGATTCTGGCCCTGTTTTTGATCCCCCGCTTCATGATCTTGGGCGAAGACTTCTGGCAAGCCGTTTGGCACGGTGTGTTCTATTCGATTTCCGCGTTCAACAATGCCGGCTTCACGCCGCAGTCGGATGGCCTGGTGCCTTATGAATTCGACCCCTGGATCCTGACCCCGCTCATGGTCGGGGTGTTCCTGGGCTCCTTGGGCTTCCCCGTGATGATGGTCCTGCTCTCCCAGGGGTTCCGGATTTCCAAGTGGAACCTGCACACGAAACTCACCGTGCAGGTCTCGGTGATCCTGGTCCTGGTCGGCATGATCGGCTTCGCCGTCTTCGAGTGGAACAACCTCAGAACCGTGGGCGGGCTCAGCCCCGGTGACAAATTGCTGCATTCGGTCTTCGCTTCGATCATGACCCGTTCCGGCGGCTTCAACTTGGTCGATATGAACTCGCTGACACCGGTCTCCCAAGTGTTCACCGACGCATTGATGTTCGCCGGCGGCGGTTCGGCTTCCACCGCCGGCGGTATCAAGGTCACCACCCTGGCGGTGATGTTCCTGGCCATCGTGGCGGAGGCCCGTGGCGATTCGGACGTGAAGGTCTACGGGCGCACCATCCCGCAAGGCACCATGCGGGTGGCGATCTCGGTGATCATGATGGGGGCGACCTTCGTCCTGCTCGCCACCGGCGCGCTTTTGATGATCACCGACGCACCGTTGAACAAGGTGCTTTTCGAAGTGATCTCGGCATTCGCCACCGTGGGCCTGAGCACCGGGCTCAGCGCGGAGCTGCCGCCGGCCGGGGTGTATGTGCTCTCGCTTTTGATGTTCGCCGGCCGGGTGGGCACGATAACCCTGGCCGCGGCGTTGGCACTGCGCCAGCGCCGACAATTGTTCCGCTATCCGGAAGAGAGGCCGATCATTGGCTGA
- a CDS encoding LuxR C-terminal-related transcriptional regulator — translation MKTVDRVAELGRLIEVNAADTESALVVIGDAGLGKTYLLERFSQEAEGVILVRANPAERAWEFSGLSAFLAALRDPQAQALSSDLSWAGTEGPFRAGQELLSRLTAMELPPTTVAIDDVDIMDDSSQAVLGFLARRLGGTGLKLILSLAELGPCGPFSLLPELALAELDPTKSILLGHRLAKPGTDPAAIQIIAVIASGIPVYLREGLEALTEAERQGRDPLTYPVQFGPRAAFAAQTLLAAQDDCGKEVVRLVSTAPVHLEVALREILAEHQSALDELLARRILVRAGDFIRMRQAVLRCALYVSVAAVERQRLHEQLEKAHRKHKSSLEQWHSSFLHDGETSPRMLLSTALELVERGDSGLATAYADRAILLLSFETEEISDLLCDLSTAMVDMGELAYASRYLRKAAELSNDPTIRIRSMHQLIRIRYMSTHDLNSRDVAGVLKQYGTEFPDLCLELASMVTIFHAERWEMKLAERMLKLAEPLVPMAGEVANGVHRFALMTVSVLNGDPTPATEQLKAVTALGLREIPIPVLMMLGRSLTFAERYEESRMVFDSLLSRTPPPKPIWLETIRFFRTENEMRVGNFHRAGEAVESLHSSPDVRQFHVTYLHILRSWYFLVQDDEAAAQTHIDAVLTVASGGGNWINAARISALRGRHALAHGRFEEAFHHFLRVHESGGGKLNPAFLRYEGDLIEVLVALGRSAEAKRFMMDLELRNRQTPSLWATLVAARCRALVADGELSLQLFRQGIKLARELGTGYEQARSLLDFSERLRELGYLAQSEQQKNKAKVLFEELGVPSWSERPPIDRRGRSGTVPRLRSALGKDGARSILGAPLPEPAANLPVAGPDAPARGAELMRKLSPGEHQVVERVLSGLRNKEIAALLGVSLRTVETRLTNVYKKTGASSRAHLVALINEESGAPRDAPDHGNVVNLRSLEGLTGG, via the coding sequence ATGAAAACGGTTGATCGAGTCGCGGAGCTCGGCAGGCTCATCGAAGTCAATGCTGCCGATACCGAATCTGCCTTGGTGGTCATCGGTGACGCCGGTCTGGGCAAGACCTATTTGCTGGAACGCTTTTCGCAAGAAGCCGAGGGCGTGATCCTGGTCCGGGCGAATCCGGCCGAGCGGGCCTGGGAATTCTCCGGGCTGTCCGCCTTCCTCGCCGCATTGCGCGATCCGCAGGCGCAGGCGCTGTCGAGTGACCTGAGTTGGGCCGGCACCGAGGGGCCGTTCCGGGCCGGGCAGGAGCTTTTGTCCCGGCTCACTGCGATGGAACTGCCGCCGACGACGGTGGCGATCGACGACGTCGACATCATGGACGATTCCAGTCAAGCAGTTCTGGGCTTCTTGGCCCGCCGGCTCGGCGGCACCGGGCTGAAGCTGATCTTGAGCTTGGCCGAGCTGGGGCCCTGTGGGCCGTTTTCGTTGCTCCCGGAGCTCGCTTTGGCGGAGCTCGATCCGACGAAAAGCATTCTCCTTGGTCATCGTCTGGCCAAACCCGGCACCGATCCTGCGGCCATCCAGATCATTGCGGTGATCGCCTCGGGAATCCCGGTGTATTTGCGCGAGGGCCTGGAAGCCTTGACCGAGGCCGAACGCCAAGGCCGGGATCCGCTGACCTATCCGGTGCAATTCGGCCCCCGGGCCGCGTTCGCAGCGCAGACCCTGCTCGCCGCGCAGGACGACTGCGGCAAGGAGGTCGTGCGGTTGGTGAGTACCGCTCCCGTGCACCTCGAAGTGGCCTTGCGCGAGATTCTGGCCGAACACCAATCCGCGCTCGACGAGTTGCTGGCCCGCCGGATTCTGGTCCGCGCCGGCGATTTCATCCGGATGCGGCAAGCCGTGCTGCGGTGTGCGTTGTACGTTTCGGTGGCCGCCGTGGAGCGGCAGAGACTGCATGAGCAATTGGAAAAGGCGCACCGCAAGCACAAATCCAGTCTGGAGCAGTGGCACTCGAGCTTCCTGCACGATGGTGAGACCTCGCCCCGGATGCTCCTGAGCACCGCTTTGGAGTTGGTCGAACGCGGCGACAGCGGCTTGGCGACGGCGTACGCGGACCGGGCGATCTTGCTGCTGAGTTTCGAAACCGAGGAGATTTCAGATCTGCTCTGCGATCTCAGTACTGCGATGGTGGACATGGGCGAATTGGCCTACGCCTCGCGGTACTTGCGCAAGGCTGCCGAGCTTTCCAATGATCCGACCATCCGGATCCGGAGCATGCACCAGTTGATCCGGATCCGGTACATGTCCACCCACGACTTGAACAGCCGGGACGTGGCCGGAGTGCTCAAGCAGTACGGCACGGAGTTTCCGGATCTCTGCCTGGAGCTGGCCAGCATGGTGACGATCTTCCACGCCGAAAGGTGGGAGATGAAGTTGGCCGAACGGATGCTCAAGCTGGCCGAGCCGTTGGTCCCGATGGCCGGCGAAGTCGCCAATGGCGTGCACCGGTTCGCCCTGATGACGGTATCCGTGCTGAACGGAGATCCGACCCCGGCCACCGAGCAGCTGAAAGCGGTGACCGCCCTCGGGCTGCGCGAAATACCGATCCCGGTGCTGATGATGCTCGGCCGGTCGCTGACTTTCGCCGAACGTTATGAAGAGAGTCGGATGGTCTTCGATTCGCTGCTCAGCAGAACTCCGCCGCCCAAGCCTATCTGGTTGGAAACCATCAGATTCTTCCGGACCGAGAACGAAATGCGCGTCGGCAATTTCCACCGGGCCGGAGAAGCCGTCGAATCGTTGCATTCGTCGCCGGACGTCAGGCAGTTCCATGTGACCTACTTGCACATCCTGCGGTCTTGGTACTTTTTGGTCCAGGATGACGAGGCGGCGGCGCAGACGCACATCGACGCGGTGCTGACGGTCGCCAGTGGAGGCGGGAATTGGATCAATGCGGCCCGGATTTCGGCGCTGCGCGGCCGGCATGCGCTCGCGCACGGCCGATTCGAGGAAGCGTTCCACCATTTTCTCAGAGTGCACGAATCCGGCGGTGGAAAACTGAACCCGGCGTTCCTGCGCTACGAGGGCGATCTGATTGAAGTCCTGGTGGCATTGGGCCGGTCCGCAGAGGCCAAGCGGTTCATGATGGACCTGGAGTTGCGCAATCGGCAGACTCCCTCGCTCTGGGCCACGTTGGTCGCGGCCCGATGCCGGGCACTGGTTGCCGACGGCGAGCTTTCGCTGCAACTCTTCCGACAGGGCATCAAACTCGCGCGGGAGCTGGGCACCGGCTACGAACAGGCCCGCAGCCTGCTGGACTTCTCCGAGCGCTTGCGCGAGTTGGGCTATTTGGCGCAGAGCGAGCAGCAGAAGAACAAGGCGAAGGTCTTGTTCGAGGAGCTCGGGGTGCCTTCCTGGTCCGAGCGGCCGCCGATCGACCGGCGCGGCCGTAGCGGTACGGTGCCGCGGTTGCGCTCGGCGCTCGGCAAAGACGGTGCCCGGAGCATTCTGGGCGCACCGCTTCCGGAGCCGGCGGCGAATCTGCCGGTAGCCGGTCCGGACGCCCCGGCCAGGGGCGCCGAGCTGATGCGGAAACTTTCGCCCGGCGAGCACCAAGTCGTGGAGCGGGTATTGAGCGGGTTGCGGAACAAGGAGATCGCCGCTTTGCTGGGTGTCTCGTTGCGGACGGTCGAAACCAGGCTGACCAATGTCTACAAAAAGACCGGAGCTTCCTCCCGGGCCCACCTGGTGGCGTTGATCAATGAAGAATCCGGAGCACCTCGGGACGCGCCGGACCACGGGAACGTGGTGAATTTGCGCTCGCTGGAAGGCCTCACCGGCGGCTGA
- the proC gene encoding pyrroline-5-carboxylate reductase: MINRIAFLGCGSMGEAILAGLLAGSFEPASAIATVRRAERAAELAQRYGITAVANSEDANANRAAVAGADVVVLGVKPAQIAALCREIAGSLAPGTVVVSVAGAVTIKQIEAALAPGQPVVRTMPNTPLMVGRGVVGLALGGSVDAGQAAAAREVFAGSGVVLDVAESQMQAIGAISGSGPAYAFYLAEAMAAAAREFGLDPETAKTLANETVAGAGLMLAAPGADATALRKAVTSPNGTTEQAIATFDELGLPATVLAGARAAAARSDVITAELDGL; this comes from the coding sequence ATGATCAACAGAATTGCATTCTTAGGCTGCGGCTCGATGGGCGAAGCCATTTTGGCGGGCCTGCTCGCGGGATCGTTCGAGCCGGCCTCGGCCATCGCAACCGTCCGCCGGGCAGAACGGGCCGCGGAATTGGCGCAGCGCTACGGCATCACCGCCGTGGCGAATTCCGAGGACGCCAATGCCAACCGGGCGGCGGTCGCCGGTGCCGACGTCGTGGTGCTGGGCGTCAAACCGGCCCAGATCGCGGCACTGTGCCGGGAAATCGCCGGATCATTGGCACCGGGAACCGTCGTGGTGAGCGTCGCCGGGGCAGTGACCATCAAGCAGATCGAAGCCGCCTTGGCTCCCGGGCAGCCCGTGGTGCGCACGATGCCGAACACGCCTCTGATGGTCGGCCGCGGCGTCGTCGGGCTGGCTTTGGGCGGCTCGGTCGACGCCGGGCAAGCGGCAGCTGCCCGGGAGGTCTTTGCCGGCTCCGGGGTGGTGTTGGACGTCGCCGAGTCGCAGATGCAGGCGATCGGGGCGATCAGCGGTTCCGGCCCGGCGTACGCGTTCTACCTGGCCGAGGCCATGGCGGCCGCCGCGCGGGAATTCGGCTTGGATCCGGAAACCGCGAAAACCCTGGCCAACGAAACCGTTGCCGGGGCCGGGCTGATGCTGGCCGCGCCCGGGGCCGACGCCACCGCGCTGCGCAAGGCCGTGACCAGCCCCAACGGCACCACGGAGCAGGCGATCGCCACCTTCGACGAGCTTGGCTTGCCCGCCACGGTCTTGGCCGGGGCGCGGGCTGCGGCAGCGCGTTCGGACGTGATCACCGCGGAGCTGGACGGCCTCTGA
- a CDS encoding alpha-hydroxy acid oxidase, giving the protein MSTPPALRRRLPDVQALGELMKFGLPSFGTEARLAKAATIWDLRAIAKRRTPSAPFDYTDGAADGEITMNRSREAFRQIEFHPAVLRDVAEVDLRTEILGRTSSMPFGIAPTGFARLMQSEGEYAGSAAAAAAGIPFTLSTLGTASVEEVAAHAPQARRWFQLYATQDKERNLSLIQRAEATGNDTIMLTVDTAVGGLRLRDVRNGMTIPPQLSLKTVLDASYRPAWWFNFLTRAPLEFSSLSSFEGTVSELLSSAFDPGLDYQDLEWLRANWHGNLLVKGVQTVADAQRAMDHGADGVVLSNHGGRQLDRAPLPFHLLPEVRKALGEKATVMMDTGIMSGGDIVAAIASGADFVLIGRAYLYGLMAGGERGVSRALAILQSEITRTMKLLGVSTVAELNPDHLNQRAETV; this is encoded by the coding sequence ATGAGCACACCACCAGCACTGCGCCGACGACTGCCCGATGTCCAGGCTTTGGGCGAGTTGATGAAATTCGGCTTGCCCAGCTTCGGCACGGAAGCCCGGTTGGCGAAGGCCGCCACCATTTGGGACTTGCGCGCCATCGCGAAGCGCCGCACGCCGAGCGCACCCTTCGACTACACCGATGGTGCCGCCGACGGCGAAATCACCATGAACCGCTCCCGCGAGGCCTTCCGGCAGATCGAGTTCCATCCCGCGGTGCTGCGCGACGTCGCCGAGGTCGATCTGCGCACCGAGATCCTGGGCCGGACTTCCAGCATGCCTTTCGGCATCGCCCCTACCGGCTTCGCCAGGCTGATGCAGTCCGAGGGCGAATACGCCGGGAGTGCGGCAGCCGCAGCGGCCGGCATCCCCTTCACGCTTTCCACTTTGGGCACCGCCTCGGTCGAAGAGGTGGCGGCACATGCGCCGCAAGCCCGGCGTTGGTTCCAGCTCTACGCGACGCAGGACAAAGAACGCAATCTGTCTTTGATCCAGCGAGCCGAGGCGACCGGAAACGACACCATCATGCTCACCGTAGACACCGCCGTCGGCGGTCTGCGTTTGCGCGACGTGCGCAATGGAATGACGATTCCGCCGCAACTGAGCCTCAAAACGGTGCTCGATGCCTCCTACCGGCCGGCTTGGTGGTTCAACTTCTTGACCCGGGCGCCCCTCGAGTTCTCCTCATTGAGCAGCTTCGAAGGCACCGTTTCCGAACTGCTCAGCAGCGCTTTCGACCCCGGCCTGGATTACCAGGACCTGGAATGGCTTCGTGCCAACTGGCACGGAAACCTTTTGGTCAAGGGCGTGCAGACCGTCGCCGACGCACAACGGGCCATGGACCACGGAGCCGACGGCGTGGTGTTGTCCAACCACGGCGGACGGCAGCTGGACCGGGCACCGCTGCCCTTCCACCTGTTGCCGGAGGTCAGAAAAGCCCTCGGCGAAAAGGCCACCGTGATGATGGACACCGGAATCATGTCCGGCGGGGACATCGTCGCGGCCATCGCTTCCGGTGCGGACTTCGTCTTGATCGGCCGGGCTTATCTGTACGGGCTGATGGCCGGTGGCGAACGCGGGGTCAGCCGGGCTTTGGCGATCCTGCAATCCGAAATCACCAGGACCATGAAACTGCTGGGGGTCTCCACGGTCGCGGAACTCAACCCGGACCACCTGAACCAACGGGCGGAAACCGTCTGA
- a CDS encoding ArsR/SmtB family transcription factor produces the protein MVNEDVFTVLAEQTRREILAALRDGDKAVGELVDELGASQPTVSKHLRVLREAGLVTMRAEGQRRYYKLETAPLNGISQWLDGFGLPSTRPLLVEGPATEPSAALAVAENELSIPEGDPESMPQQIGRSVGRAATKAADLLANLPKFGRRKES, from the coding sequence ATGGTGAACGAAGATGTCTTTACCGTGCTTGCCGAGCAGACCCGTCGGGAAATCCTCGCGGCGCTTCGCGATGGCGACAAGGCAGTGGGCGAATTGGTCGACGAACTCGGCGCGAGCCAGCCCACGGTCTCGAAACATTTGCGCGTTTTGCGCGAAGCCGGCCTGGTCACGATGCGGGCCGAAGGGCAGCGCCGCTACTACAAACTCGAAACCGCCCCGCTGAACGGGATCAGCCAGTGGCTGGACGGTTTCGGTCTGCCGTCCACCCGCCCGCTGCTCGTCGAGGGCCCTGCCACCGAGCCTTCCGCCGCATTGGCGGTAGCGGAAAATGAGCTGTCGATCCCGGAGGGGGATCCGGAGTCCATGCCGCAGCAGATCGGCCGAAGCGTCGGCCGGGCAGCGACCAAAGCTGCGGATCTTTTGGCCAACTTGCCGAAGTTCGGTCGCCGCAAGGAATCCTGA
- a CDS encoding potassium channel family protein — protein sequence MAEKSRSQRPSHNAPVLVIGLGRFGSATAEQLVRQGREVLAIERDPALVQKWAGTLTHVVEADATNIDALRQLGAQDFASAVVGVGTSIESSVLITVNLVDLEIEHLWVKAITQSHGKILTRIGANHVIYPEADAGIRTAHLVSGRMLDFIEFDDDFAIVKMNPPKETQGFTLEESKVRSKYGVTIVGVKSPGEDFTYAQPDTKVSSRDTLIVSGHVDLLERFAARP from the coding sequence TTGGCTGAGAAATCACGGTCCCAACGTCCATCGCACAATGCGCCGGTATTGGTCATCGGCTTGGGCCGGTTCGGCTCGGCGACCGCTGAACAGCTGGTACGGCAGGGCCGGGAGGTGCTCGCGATCGAGCGCGACCCCGCGTTGGTGCAGAAGTGGGCCGGAACCTTGACCCACGTAGTCGAGGCCGATGCGACGAACATCGACGCCCTCCGGCAGTTGGGCGCCCAGGATTTCGCCTCCGCAGTCGTCGGTGTGGGAACCTCGATCGAGTCCAGCGTGCTGATCACGGTGAATCTGGTCGATCTGGAGATCGAGCACCTCTGGGTCAAGGCGATCACCCAGTCGCACGGCAAAATCCTGACCCGGATCGGCGCCAACCACGTGATCTACCCCGAGGCCGACGCCGGTATCCGGACCGCCCATCTGGTCTCCGGCCGGATGCTCGACTTCATCGAGTTCGACGACGATTTCGCGATCGTGAAAATGAACCCGCCGAAGGAGACCCAGGGCTTCACGCTGGAGGAGTCCAAAGTCCGTTCCAAGTACGGCGTGACAATCGTCGGGGTGAAGTCACCGGGTGAAGACTTCACCTATGCACAACCGGACACCAAGGTCTCCTCTCGGGACACGCTCATCGTGTCCGGCCACGTCGACCTTTTGGAACGGTTCGCGGCCCGCCCCTGA
- a CDS encoding helix-turn-helix domain-containing protein, giving the protein MAEANTFSNVRFLTVAEVAEVMRVSKMTVYRMVHSGELPAVRFGRSYRVPENAVNEHLRAAGLHGSADTA; this is encoded by the coding sequence ATGGCCGAGGCGAACACCTTTTCCAACGTGCGATTTCTGACCGTGGCAGAAGTCGCCGAGGTGATGCGTGTGTCCAAAATGACGGTCTACCGGATGGTGCATTCCGGAGAACTCCCGGCGGTCAGGTTCGGACGCTCCTACCGGGTTCCGGAGAACGCCGTGAACGAACATCTGCGGGCCGCAGGACTGCACGGTTCGGCGGACACTGCTTGA